CGCCTGATCGACCCCGGCACGGGCGAACTCCTCGGTCATGTTCAGCATCTCTTGTGCCTGGAACAGGCCGTAATCCTCGTCACGGTCGAAATGGCCGGTATGTCCGGACTGGTTCCATTCGGTCACATAGGTCTCGAGCTCGGCAAAGCGCGGATCTTCGCCCCAGGTCTCTGAAATCGCATCGAGCATCAGGCTACGCTGGCCGTCGACCGCCGGTTCCTTGGAATAGACATGGCCCGCGATGGCATCGACCGCCTCGGTTTCCGGCGGCTCGTCGAAATAGGACATGACGATGTGGTTGTTGACCTCGATCCAGTTCACATCGCCATTGCCGCGGATCACCTCGCCGTCGAGCTCCAGATCGTAGCGCGTGTTGAGATCGTCGAGGATCTCGGTCGCGCTTGCCGCGGTCTGATAGTCCTCATCCAGCGAGGACACCCCGAAATTTGTGCCCATCTGCACGACGATCTCGACCCAGGCTGCCTGCGGGTGAGCGCCGGAAAGCCCGGCAAGCTCGTCATCCACGATGCGGGCGATCTCGCTGGCGACGCGGCCGTATTCGGCCGCGCTCATCAACCCGCTACCCCAGTATTCATTGCCGATCTCGAAGGCCTGGATCTCTGCCTCGCCATAGGTGCCGCTGACGGTATCGTGCACGAAGCTGCGCAGCGCCTCCTCATCGACCTCGGCATAGCGGTCGCCATTGGCGTCGCGATCTTCGGAGAGCTGATCGCGGGTCGGGATCACCAGCGTGACCGGCAGATCATGCGCCTCTGCGAAGCCGAAAAAATCGGAGATTGCGATGAAGTCGCGGCTTTCGCCGGTGTCGCGGTGGTACACAGTCGCGGCATCCGGGTTGGCGATGTCGAAATACACCTCGGTCAGCGAACCGCCGGGATATCGCATCGCGGTGACGCCCAGCTCCTCGACCAGCGTGGAGAGGCGCGCCTCCTCCTCCAGCGAGTCGCGATGCGCGAGGATGTTGGCGCCGAAGAGATCGGCGCCGATGGGTTCGGACAGTCCTGACAGGTGCAGCGGCGGCATGAAAGAAGGCTCCGGTTTCGGTGTTTGCCCCCAAGGCTGCCGCCGGAGAATTAATTCGATGTTAGAAACAATTCCTGTTCATGGGGTCATTGTAAGAAATGTAAGAACGATTTGAATCGCCCTGAGCCGGTTCCACGGGAACCAAAATGCCGTAGCAGCCGTTGTCTCGGCATGACCAGACCAGCCATCGTCTCCGACCCCGTGCTGCGCGTCTCGATGGCCATTCTGGCGGCGGGCGCGCTCGTGGTCGCGTTGAAGCTCGCTCAGGACATCTTTGCGCCGCTCATGCTGGCCATCGTTGTCGGCGTGATCTTTTCACCGCTGGCCGACCGAATGGAGCGGCTCGGCCTGCCGCGCGGCGCCGTGGCACTTTTGCTGATTGTAGCGATATTCTTTGCCGCCGCCGCGCTCGCTTTTATGGTCGAGCCTTACATCACCACGGTCATCGACCGGCTGCCCTCGATCAAATACGAGTTACGCAAGCTGATGTTCGAGTATCGCGGGCTGATCCAGGGGCTTGGCGAGGTCAATCGTGAGGTCGAGCAGGCGTTCGGTCAGGGCGCCACCGAGGGCGATATGGCCGATATGCCCAGCATGACCGATGCGATCTTTCTCGCGCCGGTCATTGTGGCGCAGATGCTGATCTTTCTCGGCGGTCTCTTCTTCTTCCTTCTGACGCGCAGCGATATCTATCGCTGGATGTCGACGCGGATCGGCTCGGGCAGCGACACGCCGGTGATCCTCGAACGGTTCTGCGCCGCCGAACATACGGTGTCGCGCTATTTCGCGGCGATCTCGGTCATCAATGCCGGGCTCGGCCTTGCGGTCGGCGCCGCGCTGATCGCCATCGGCGTGCCCGGCGCGGTGGTCTGGGGCATCGCGGCGGCGCTGCTGAACTTCGTGCTCTATCTTGGCCCGGCCTCGGTCGCCGCAGGCCTGCTGCTTTCGGGGATCGTGAACTTCGACGGGCTCATGAGCTTTGCGCCGATGGCGATCTTTCTGGCGCTCAACCTCACCGAGGCGCAGTTCGTGACCCCGGGACTTGTGGGCAAGCACATGCGCATCAACCCGTTCCTGATCTTCGTCTCGCTGGTGTTCTGGCTGTGGCTCTGGGGGCCCTTGGGCGGCATCGTGGCGATTCCGGTGACGCTGATCCTGCTACGGCTCTTCGACATACTCGGAGACCGCCCGAACGGACGCACCACGCTTCGCGCCGCCTGAGAGGGCGGCGCCTTTTTTTCTCTCACCAAAACGCGCGCAAAGAAAAACCCCGCTCTCCGGGAAAGAGAGCGGGGCAAAGGTACGCGTGCCACATGAGGGAAGTCGGGACAGGGTTGGGGCACGCTTAGGGACAGGACGATACAGGCGCCCTTGAGAACCTAACGCCGCCATGCACAAACCGTTCCCTGCGCTTCAGAAAATTTCTTCGCGGCGTTTGCGCTGCCGGTCGAGCTCGGTATTGAGTTGCGCGCCGAGCAGGGTGACCAGCGCGCTCACGTAGAACCACAGCAGCAGCGCCACCACCGCGCCGAGCGAGCCGTAGACCTCGTTCAGCCGGTCGAAATTGCGCACATAGCCGGTGAGCAGGAACGAGCCTGCCGCCCAGGCCAGAAGCGCGATCAGCGCGCCGGGGGTCAGCCAGCGCATGCGCGATTGCCGCCGGTTCGGCCCGTAGCGGTAGAGCAGCGCGATGGCGAAAAACACCACCGCCAGCAGGATCAGCCATTTCACCCCGCTCACCGCCAGCTCGACCGGCAGCGGCAGGCGGAGAAAGGCCAGCGCGGCGGGCAGGATCACCACGGCGGCAAAGGCCAGCAGTGCGGTGATCACCAGCAGCCCGGTCAGCAGCACGGCGACGGCGAGCCTGCGGATGGCGTTTTCGCGATGCGGGGTTTCCGCCACCGCGTTCAGCCCGCGTATCAGCGCCGCGACCGAGGCGCGCGAGGACCAGATCGCCACCATGATCGAGATCACCGAGGCCCATTGCAGCGTAGAGCGGTTGGCCGAGATGAGCTGATCCACCTGTGTGGCGAGCAGCGTAAAGGCCTGTTCCGGGATCATCTCGCGCAGCAGCTCCATCTGTTCGGCGATCACCACCGGATCGGCCCAGTAGCCCCAGATCGCGATCACCGCCGAGATCGCGGGAAATAGCGACAAGAAGGCGTAAAACGCCACCCCCGCGGCGATAAGCCCGAGATTGCGCTGGTCCATGCGCTGCCAGGTCTGCCAGAGCGCGCGCAGCCAGTCGCCCAGCCCCAGCTTTGTGCGCTGGGGTTCGGCATCGGGGGTGGTGTCGGTGTCGGGCGGGATCTCGCTCATGCCCACAAAAGACCGCCTCCCGGACGTGGCGTCAATGCGCCTTCGCACCGGCGGCACGCGAAGCCCCGATGATTCCACGCAATTTTAGGAGAATTCGCACATCAACCGGGAATAAACCCGAATCCGATGCGGTCGGACTGCGCCGGGCCATGGCCCGCCTTTCCTGCAAGCTCAAAAGGAGCCGACCGCATGTGTCCGAGTCCCACGTTCTTCCTCCGTTTTTCGGCAATCGCCCTCCTTGCCGTGGCCGTTTTTGTCTCTGCGCCGCCCGCGCAGGCCGCACCGCAATATGGCTGGGGCGGTGGCCCGGTGCGGGTGATCGGCAACGATCCCGGCGGGCGGCTGAAGCCCCGGTTCGAAGAGATCCGTCGCATGCGGGCGCGCGGCGACCGGGTTGAGATCCGTGGCAGCTACTGCCTTTCGGCCTGTACGCTCTATCTCGGGGCGGGCAATGTCTGCGTCAGCCCGGCAACACGGTTCGGCTTTCACGGCCCGAGCTATCTGTCCGACCCGATCAGTTCGGAGCGGTTCGATTACTGGTCGCGGCGGATGGCGCAACACTATCCGCCGCAGGTTTCCAGCTGGTTCCTGACCCAGGCCCGCTATGTGACCCGGGGCTACATGTCGCTTAGCGGGGCCGAGCTGATCCGCATGGGTGTGCCCCGGTGCTGATCACGGCTTGATATAGGTAAAGCCGTCTATCTGAAGCTTGCTCAGTTCGGCAACGCCCGACATTACGATATCCTCCTCCCAGACATCGTAGAGGTCGTTGGAATAGTCGATCTCGCGTCCGACCAGCGTGTTGTTGCAGACATGAAAGCACACGTTCTGCGATTTCAGCGAGCCCACAGAGGTTTGCAGCGCTGTGTCGGTATTGGCGTTCTGGAGCAGGCCGATGCCGTTGCCGTGCAGAAGCACTTTCACCTCGACATTCTCGGCGCCGAGCGCATTGATATGGTTCTGGATGTTGCGCAGGGCACCGCGATAGGCCTTGTCGCCCTCACCGCCCGGATAGTTGATGTGATAGACCACCTTCTGCTTGCCGTAGGCCCCCATCTGCGCGGCGGCTTCGGTTGCGGTGAGCACGGCGGCGGCGGGGGCGGTCAGGCAAAGACCGGCAAAGATGCGGCGTGTGATCATGATGTTTCCTCCCTGAATGCGGGCGATTGCCCGATGAGGAAAGGCTGACACGCGAGGCGCGCGGCCCGGTAGCCGGACGATTCCCGTGATTTGCCGCAGGAAACCCCTCGGGAATACCCTAGGTTTGGCCGGTTTCACCCTCTGGGCGCGCCTGTTCGCCGGCCACGCTGATCAGTTGCGCCGCACTGCGCACATCGAACTTGCGCAACAGGTTCGAGCGGTGGAACTCCACCGTCTTGGGGCTGACCCCGAGCCGGGCGGCGATCTCCTTGCTCGACAACCCCCGGCTTACCAGGTGCAGGATCTGCCGTTCGCGCCGGGTCAGATCGACCTCGGCGGCTTGGGCCGGGGCAGGGGGCGCGGCTTGCGCCACGCCGGCCCGACGCAGCCAGAGCATCAGCGCGGCAATGCCGGCCAGCGAGGCGGCCATTGTGATCCAGACCAGCAGCGGGATGCGGGCAGCGGGCGCCGACCCGGCGGCGGTCTCCGCGCCATAGGCGGCAAGCAGGCGCTCGGCGGCGAGGTAGCTCACCGGCGCGCGCCAGACATCGCGCAGCCCGCTGGCGCGGCTTTGCAGCAGCGCCAGCGCCACCGCGTTGACCAGCGCCGGGTCGGTGCGCGCGAGCGCCAGAAATGGCCATTCCGGATAGAGCCGCGTGCTGACCGCATCCGCATGGGTGTAGCTCGCCCCGGGGTCGAGCACCTCCAATGCGGCCAGATCTATGATGCCGTCGGCGGCGAGGCGCTCCAGCAGCCCGCTGCGCAGAATGCCGATATCCGCCTCACCCGCCAGCACCGCATTGGCGATGCGGTCCATCGGAAAGCCGAGAAAGATCGTCTCCGAGGGCGCGGTGAGCAGGTCGATGCCCTGTTCTCGCGCCTCGAACCACACCGTCTGGAACCCGCCGAAGCCGCGCGGGCTGACCGCTGCGACCCGCGCGCCCTTGAGCGCCGCGAAGGAGTCGAGCCCGGTGCCCCGGCGTGCCACCAGCGTGCTGCCGAAGCTGGTCGACCGGCTGCCATCGGAGAGCCGGCGCGCGCGGGTCGCCAGAACGCTCATCGGATATGTCTTGGCCAGCGTCAGGTAATGGCCGGGATTGGTGACGAGGAAATCCAGCGCGCCGGTCTCGATCAGCAGCGCCGCCGAACTGAGCGTGACCGGCACCATGCGCACCGGCCTGCCCTCCAGCCGGGCCGATAGATAGCGCGCCAGCGGCTGCCAGTCGTCGCGCCCCTCATCCCAGCCGCGATAGGCCAGCACGCCGATGCGGATGCCCGGCTCTTCGGCCTCCTGCGCCCGGGCGCGAAGGGGCGCGAGCGTCAGAGACAGGCAGCAGAGCAGCAGCGCGAACAGCCAGAGCCGCCCGCCGCCGCTCAGTTGCCGCCGGTGCTCTCTCCGTCCTGTGTGTCTGCCGCTTCCTCGGCGCCCTCTGCGGATCCGTCCTCCTCGGAGTCCACCGGCGTCGCGGTTGTCAGCACCCCGTTGACCCATTCGCCCGAGGCCTCCTCCCCGGTGGCATAGCGCAGGACTCCCTCTCCCTCGCGTTTGCCGTTGCTGAACATGCCCTCATAGACATCGCCATTGGCATAGGTGGCCACGCCCTCTCCCTCGAACGTGCCGTTCACCCAGCCGCCGGAATAGCGGAACCCGTCGGGCATGGTGATCTCGCCCTGCCCGTGGCGCTGATCCTCGCGGAAATTGCCGGTATAGACCGCGCCGTCCGCATAGCGCGCGGTGCCCTTGCCGTGGCGCTGGTTGTCCTTCCAGGCGCCCTCATAGGTGTAGCCGTCGGGATAGGTGATCTTGCCCTGCCCGTTATAGCGGGCATTGCCGAATTCGCCCTCATAGACCACGCCGTTGGGATAGGTGGCGCGCCCCTGCCCCTCGATCACCCCGTCGACCCAGTCGCCCTCATAGGTCGAGCCGTCGGGATAGGTGGTCTTGCCCTGCCCGTTCGCCAGATCGCCGCGGATCTCGCCCTCGTAGACCGAACCATCGGGATAGACCACGCGGCCCTCGCCCTCGATCTGGCCAGCGACCCAGTTGCCCTCAAGCCGGTAACCGTCGGCGCCGGTGAAGACGCCGTAGCCCTGGCGCTGGTCGTTGTTGAAGGCGCCCTCGTAGACATCGCCATTGGCATAGGTTTCCTTGCCCTGCCCCTCGCGGCGCCCATCCACCAGCTCGCCCTCGTAGATATCGCCGTTGGGCAGGGTCAGCGTGCCGCTGCCGTCCTGCTGGCCCTCGCGCCACATGCCTTCATAGACCAGCCCGTCCGCCATGGTCAGCGTGCCCTGGCCCGAGCGCTCGCCATTGGCGACCCGGCCCTCATAGACCGAGCCGTCGGGATAGGTGATCGTGGCGTTGCCCTCTTCGACGCCGTTCACCCAGTCGCCCTCGTAACGATAGCCGTTTGGCGCGGTCATCACGCCGCGTCCATGGTGCAGCGCGTTGCGGAACGAGCCCTCGTAGCGCGAGCCGTTGGCGTACTGGATCACGCCCTTGCCGGTGATCTTGCCGTCGAGCCAGGAGCCCTCGTAGATGCTGCCATCGGCCAGCACGATGCGCCCAATCCCCTCGGGCTTGCCCTTGGCGAACTGGCCCTCGTAGATCGCGCCGCTGGGATAGCGCGCGACGCCCTCGCCGGTGATCTCGCCCGCGACCCAGTTGCCGGTGTACTCGAACCCGTTGGGCAGCCGGTAGGTGCCGGTGCCGTCGCGCAGCCCATCGCGGAAGGTGCCTTCATAGACCCCGCCATCGTCGAACTGCTTGGTGATCACCTCGCCGTCCTGCGCCATGGCACTGCCCGTGATGGCCAGAAAGGCGGCGGCGACTATCGTGCCTGCGCGTCTCATTGATGGATCCTTGCCGGATTGCCTCTCCCTTTGCCCGGAAGGTAAACAAGCCCCGGTGGGCTGACAATCTCTTTTGCCCCGCCCGGCTTTCCCTCCGGCGTGGTTCTGCTATGTCGGCACGAGGATGTGACTGAAAGGACAGGGCGTATGGCCGACCGTTTCCGCCTGACCATCGCGCAGCTCAACCCCACGATGGGCGATCTTGCGGGCAATGCCGCGCAGGCGCGCGACGCCTGGGAGCAGGGCAAGGCCGCGGGCGCCGACATGGTGGCAATGCCCGAGCTCTTCATCGCCGGCTACAATGCGCAGGATCTGCCGCTGAAACATGCCTTCACGCTCGACTGCATGGCGGCGGTGAAGCAATTGGCCGAGGATTGCGCCGACGGCCCGACGCTGGCCATCGGCACGCCCTGGGTCGAGGGGACGGAGCTTTACAACGCCTATGTCATCTGCCGAGGCGGCAAGATGGTCACGCAGGTCTTCAAGCACCACCTGCCGAATTACAATGTCTTCGACGAGCTGCGCATCTATGACAGCGGCCCCATCGGTGGCCCCTATGCGGTGGGCAACACCCGCGTCGGCTCGCCCATCTGCGAGGATGCCTGGTACGAGGACGTGGCCGAGACACTGGCCGAGACCGGCGCGGAATTCCTGCTGGTGCCCAACGGCTCGCCCTATTTCCGCAACAAATATGAAACACGCCTCAACAAGATGGTCGCCCGCGTGGTCGAGACCGGCCTGCCGTTGATCTACCTGAACATGGTGGGCGGGCAGGACGACCAGATCTTCGACGGCGGCAGCTTTGCGCTGAATCCGCATGGCGCGGTGGCGGTGCAGCTGCCGGTCTTCGAGGAGATGCTGGCGCATGTGGACCTGGAGCGCACCGAAGACGGCTGGCGCGTGCTGGAGGGCGATTTCACCCGCCATCCCGACGCGATGGAGCAGGATTACCACGCCATGGTGCTGGCCCTGCGCGATTATTGCCGCAAGACCGGTTTCGGCAAGGTGCTGCTGGGGCTCTCGGGCGGCGTCGACTCGGCGCTGGTGGCGACCATCGCCGTGGATGCGCTGGGTGCGGAGAATGTGCGCTGCGTCATGCTGCCATCGGAATACACTTCCGAGCATTCGCTGGAGGATGCCAAGGCCTGCGCCGAGCGGCTCGGCTGTCACTATGATTTCGTGCCCATCGCCGAGGGACGCGACGCGATCACCAATACGCTGGCGCCGCTTTTCGAGGGGCTGAAGCCGGATCTCACCGAGGAAAACATCCAGTCGCGGCTGCGCGGGCTGCTGCTCATGGCGCTCAGCAACAAGTTCGGCGAAATGCTGCTCACCACCGGCAACAAATCCGAGGTCGCGGTGGGCTATGCCACGATCTATGGCGACATGGCGGGCGGCTACAACCCGATCAAGGATCTCTACAAGACCCGGGTTTTCGACATCTGCCGCTGGCGCAACGCCAATCACCGCCCCTGGATGATGGGGCCGGAACATGCGCCGATTCCGGACCGCATCATCACCAAGCCGCCCTCCGCCGAGCTGCGCGAAGATCAGAAGGACAGCGACTCGCTGCCCGACTACCCGGTGCTGGACGGCATTCTCCAGATCCTCGTGGACGACGACGGCTCCATCGCCGATTGCGTCGCGGCGGGCTACGACCGGGCGGATGCTAAGAAGGTGGAGCATCTGCTCTATATCTCGGAATATAAACGCTTTCAGTCGGCGCCCGGTGCGCGGCTGTCGAAACGCGCCTTTTGGCTCGACCGCCGCTATCCCATCGTCAACCGCTGGCGCGATCCGAGCTGAGCGCGATGCAGGCGAACATCCTCTTCGTCGTTCCGCGGTTTCATACCAATCTGGCCTTTGCGGTGCGGGCACTGACCGATGCCGGAGCAAAGGTCGCGGTCTGGGCCTCGCAATCGGGCGGCGCCGAGGATCATTCGGTGATCGAACCGCAGGTCTTTGCCGACCCGTCCGATACCGCCGCGATGACCGAGGCGTGGCGGGCGTTCAACCCCGACATCGCCTTTCTGCGCAACAGCGCGGCGTTGAGGTTCGCGGCAGCAAAGATCGGGCGGCGGCAGGGTTCGGCGCTCTGGTCCTACGATCTGCATCCCTATCGCCGGCACGAGCCGCTCTCGCGGCGCTTCTATCTCTGGCGCAAGGGGCTGCCGATCCGGCGGGTGACCGCGTCTCTCGGTCTGGGCGACACGCGACCCGACGCCTGGGCGCGCTACCTGCCCTGGCCGGTGGTGGGCGATCCGCCGCCGCCGATGCCGGAGCGTAGCAGCACGGCCCCGGTGACGGTGCTCTGCGTCGCCAAGCTCGGGCAGCGCCGCAAGATGCAGCACCTGGTGGTGGACGGCATGCGTGCGGCGGGCCGGGCGGGCAAGGCGCGGCTGATCCTGATCGGCTCCGAGCGCGTGCTCGACACACCCGAGGATCGTGCCCATTACGCCGCGCTGAAAGACGCGGCAGAGGCGGAGGACTGGATCGACATGCGCGGCCTCATCCCGTTTTCCGAGATGCCGGCGCTCTATGCCGCCTCCGATATCTGCATCCTGCCGAGCTTTGATGAGCCGCTGGGGTTCGCGCCCGCCGAGTCGATGGCCTATGGCTGCGTGCCGGTGATCTCCACCGAAGCCGGGTCGGCGGGCTATATCCGCGAGGGCGAGAACGGGCTGCTGGTCGATCCGCTCGCCCCCGAGACCGTCCGCGTGGCGCTGGAGCGGCTGATCGGTGATGCGGATCTGCGCGACAGGCTGGGGCAGGGCGCCCGCGCGACGGCGCTGGACGATCTGGGGCCCAAGCGCTTTGTCGCGCGGATGCAGGCGCTGATCGACGAAGGGTAGACCTCCTGCATGTCAGGAGGCCCATGTGCCGGTCCGGCTCAGGCGCTGACGTCTTCCGTGATCGTTTCGGTTTCTGCCTCGGGCGTATCGAGCAGAAAGCTCATCGCGTCGCGGATGCGGTTCCAGGTGGCGGCGTTAGAGGCGCAGAGCAGATAGCCCTCGCGCTTGGCGGCGTTGTAATCGGACCCGTCCAGCATCGCCACATGCCCGCCCGCGCATTGGCAG
The window above is part of the Salipiger abyssi genome. Proteins encoded here:
- a CDS encoding DsrE family protein, translated to MITRRIFAGLCLTAPAAAVLTATEAAAQMGAYGKQKVVYHINYPGGEGDKAYRGALRNIQNHINALGAENVEVKVLLHGNGIGLLQNANTDTALQTSVGSLKSQNVCFHVCNNTLVGREIDYSNDLYDVWEEDIVMSGVAELSKLQIDGFTYIKP
- a CDS encoding glycosyltransferase family 4 protein, which translates into the protein MQANILFVVPRFHTNLAFAVRALTDAGAKVAVWASQSGGAEDHSVIEPQVFADPSDTAAMTEAWRAFNPDIAFLRNSAALRFAAAKIGRRQGSALWSYDLHPYRRHEPLSRRFYLWRKGLPIRRVTASLGLGDTRPDAWARYLPWPVVGDPPPPMPERSSTAPVTVLCVAKLGQRRKMQHLVVDGMRAAGRAGKARLILIGSERVLDTPEDRAHYAALKDAAEAEDWIDMRGLIPFSEMPALYAASDICILPSFDEPLGFAPAESMAYGCVPVISTEAGSAGYIREGENGLLVDPLAPETVRVALERLIGDADLRDRLGQGARATALDDLGPKRFVARMQALIDEG
- a CDS encoding AI-2E family transporter; amino-acid sequence: MTRPAIVSDPVLRVSMAILAAGALVVALKLAQDIFAPLMLAIVVGVIFSPLADRMERLGLPRGAVALLLIVAIFFAAAALAFMVEPYITTVIDRLPSIKYELRKLMFEYRGLIQGLGEVNREVEQAFGQGATEGDMADMPSMTDAIFLAPVIVAQMLIFLGGLFFFLLTRSDIYRWMSTRIGSGSDTPVILERFCAAEHTVSRYFAAISVINAGLGLAVGAALIAIGVPGAVVWGIAAALLNFVLYLGPASVAAGLLLSGIVNFDGLMSFAPMAIFLALNLTEAQFVTPGLVGKHMRINPFLIFVSLVFWLWLWGPLGGIVAIPVTLILLRLFDILGDRPNGRTTLRAA
- a CDS encoding YihY/virulence factor BrkB family protein, which codes for MSEIPPDTDTTPDAEPQRTKLGLGDWLRALWQTWQRMDQRNLGLIAAGVAFYAFLSLFPAISAVIAIWGYWADPVVIAEQMELLREMIPEQAFTLLATQVDQLISANRSTLQWASVISIMVAIWSSRASVAALIRGLNAVAETPHRENAIRRLAVAVLLTGLLVITALLAFAAVVILPAALAFLRLPLPVELAVSGVKWLILLAVVFFAIALLYRYGPNRRQSRMRWLTPGALIALLAWAAGSFLLTGYVRNFDRLNEVYGSLGAVVALLLWFYVSALVTLLGAQLNTELDRQRKRREEIF
- a CDS encoding MORN repeat-containing protein translates to MRRAGTIVAAAFLAITGSAMAQDGEVITKQFDDGGVYEGTFRDGLRDGTGTYRLPNGFEYTGNWVAGEITGEGVARYPSGAIYEGQFAKGKPEGIGRIVLADGSIYEGSWLDGKITGKGVIQYANGSRYEGSFRNALHHGRGVMTAPNGYRYEGDWVNGVEEGNATITYPDGSVYEGRVANGERSGQGTLTMADGLVYEGMWREGQQDGSGTLTLPNGDIYEGELVDGRREGQGKETYANGDVYEGAFNNDQRQGYGVFTGADGYRLEGNWVAGQIEGEGRVVYPDGSVYEGEIRGDLANGQGKTTYPDGSTYEGDWVDGVIEGQGRATYPNGVVYEGEFGNARYNGQGKITYPDGYTYEGAWKDNQRHGKGTARYADGAVYTGNFREDQRHGQGEITMPDGFRYSGGWVNGTFEGEGVATYANGDVYEGMFSNGKREGEGVLRYATGEEASGEWVNGVLTTATPVDSEEDGSAEGAEEAADTQDGESTGGN
- a CDS encoding NAD+ synthase, producing MADRFRLTIAQLNPTMGDLAGNAAQARDAWEQGKAAGADMVAMPELFIAGYNAQDLPLKHAFTLDCMAAVKQLAEDCADGPTLAIGTPWVEGTELYNAYVICRGGKMVTQVFKHHLPNYNVFDELRIYDSGPIGGPYAVGNTRVGSPICEDAWYEDVAETLAETGAEFLLVPNGSPYFRNKYETRLNKMVARVVETGLPLIYLNMVGGQDDQIFDGGSFALNPHGAVAVQLPVFEEMLAHVDLERTEDGWRVLEGDFTRHPDAMEQDYHAMVLALRDYCRKTGFGKVLLGLSGGVDSALVATIAVDALGAENVRCVMLPSEYTSEHSLEDAKACAERLGCHYDFVPIAEGRDAITNTLAPLFEGLKPDLTEENIQSRLRGLLLMALSNKFGEMLLTTGNKSEVAVGYATIYGDMAGGYNPIKDLYKTRVFDICRWRNANHRPWMMGPEHAPIPDRIITKPPSAELREDQKDSDSLPDYPVLDGILQILVDDDGSIADCVAAGYDRADAKKVEHLLYISEYKRFQSAPGARLSKRAFWLDRRYPIVNRWRDPS
- a CDS encoding PhnD/SsuA/transferrin family substrate-binding protein, with the translated sequence MGQRGADNRDAGGLRGGRIRRGRRGSGRHTGRREHRRQLSGGGRLWLFALLLCCLSLTLAPLRARAQEAEEPGIRIGVLAYRGWDEGRDDWQPLARYLSARLEGRPVRMVPVTLSSAALLIETGALDFLVTNPGHYLTLAKTYPMSVLATRARRLSDGSRSTSFGSTLVARRGTGLDSFAALKGARVAAVSPRGFGGFQTVWFEAREQGIDLLTAPSETIFLGFPMDRIANAVLAGEADIGILRSGLLERLAADGIIDLAALEVLDPGASYTHADAVSTRLYPEWPFLALARTDPALVNAVALALLQSRASGLRDVWRAPVSYLAAERLLAAYGAETAAGSAPAARIPLLVWITMAASLAGIAALMLWLRRAGVAQAAPPAPAQAAEVDLTRRERQILHLVSRGLSSKEIAARLGVSPKTVEFHRSNLLRKFDVRSAAQLISVAGEQARPEGETGQT